From Bacillota bacterium, the proteins below share one genomic window:
- a CDS encoding ABC transporter permease, whose product MTRYVLRRLVQAVPTLFGLSVLVFLLMNWVPGNPVEMMFDRRLDPEAVERISRELGLYDPLPVQYGRFLWRALHGDLGRSLRTHQDVTQTILQRFPATVRLAVSAMLVGVTLGLAVGLIAAVFQNRPADRGAMLFVLLGISMPVFWVAMVLQLYFGYRWRLLPISGYSSVPHMVLPAIALGTRYAASIARMTRSSMLEVLRQDYVRTARAKGASERLVLLRHAFKNALVPIVTLIGLEAGGLLTGAVLTESVFGIPGLGRLAYEAILYRDYLLIQGVVLFTAAVYILANLAVDVAYAALNPRIRYD is encoded by the coding sequence GTGACCCGCTACGTGCTGCGGCGGCTGGTGCAGGCCGTTCCCACGCTGTTCGGGCTTTCCGTGCTGGTCTTCCTCTTGATGAACTGGGTTCCCGGCAACCCCGTGGAGATGATGTTCGACCGCCGGCTCGACCCCGAGGCCGTCGAACGCATCTCCCGGGAACTGGGCCTGTATGATCCGCTGCCGGTTCAGTACGGACGGTTTTTGTGGCGGGCGCTGCACGGGGACCTGGGCCGGTCGCTGCGAACCCACCAGGACGTCACCCAGACCATCCTGCAGCGTTTCCCGGCCACGGTGCGGCTTGCCGTCTCCGCCATGCTGGTGGGGGTGACGCTGGGCCTTGCGGTCGGGCTGATCGCCGCCGTCTTCCAGAACCGGCCGGCCGACCGGGGTGCTATGCTCTTCGTACTCCTCGGTATCTCCATGCCGGTGTTCTGGGTCGCGATGGTGCTGCAGCTCTACTTCGGCTACCGGTGGAGGCTGTTGCCCATCTCGGGCTATTCGTCGGTGCCGCACATGGTGCTCCCGGCCATCGCCCTGGGCACCCGGTACGCCGCCTCCATCGCGCGCATGACGCGGTCCAGCATGCTGGAGGTGCTGCGGCAGGATTACGTCCGGACGGCCCGGGCGAAGGGGGCCTCGGAGCGGCTGGTGTTGCTGCGGCATGCCTTCAAGAATGCTCTCGTCCCCATCGTCACCCTCATCGGCCTCGAGGCCGGAGGGCTTTTGACCGGGGCCGTGCTGACCGAGTCGGTCTTTGGCATCCCCGGGTTGGGGCGGCTTGCCTATGAGGCCATCCTCTACCGGGACTACCTGCTGATCCAGGGGGTCGTGCTCTTTACCGCGGCGGTCTACATCCTGGCCAATCTGGCGGTGGACGTGGCGTATGCAGCGCTCAATCCCCGGATCCGTTACGATTAG
- a CDS encoding ABC transporter substrate-binding protein, translating into MGIWRTRLAIGLTGAALVVAFVAVTGVVSAAQQPQAGGVLRLWMTEDPPTLDVQIDTRFSVYNRARDLFNTLLRYSKDGYRLEPELLASMPTVSADGLTYTFTLRSGVRFHDGTPLRSSDVKYTFERLLTPATKSPNTWILEPVVGAKEMLEGKAQQLAGLEIIDELRFRIRLSYPYAPFLSQLAMPPVSIYPEKAARAAGENWGLQPIGTGPFRFKEWRRGERLVFERNAGYFEKPYPYVDRLEFRIVPDEATGILEFEAGNFDITGIPDADFERLTRDPRWKPYIVSQSSLNTYYYMLNVKIPPLNDARVRKAIAMAIDREALVNQLLTGRARVANSFVSPGIPGQKDLEVYPYNPQEARRLLAEAGYPNGFSIETWQTSSETWLRRNEAIQAMLRQVGIDVKIVQVDSASYRQARGQGNIPIIQGNWWADFPDPDNYLYVFFHSTQSRNYSSNYADPQVDAWLERARTLTNFDERARLYQQAERKIVVDDVAVVPLWHLQDFAIVQPWVHDYFLHPSGVENALKYVWLSKR; encoded by the coding sequence GTGGGCATCTGGCGAACCAGGCTCGCAATCGGTCTTACCGGTGCGGCGCTTGTTGTCGCGTTCGTGGCCGTAACCGGCGTGGTATCGGCCGCCCAGCAACCACAAGCCGGCGGCGTGCTGAGGCTGTGGATGACCGAGGATCCACCGACCCTGGACGTTCAGATTGACACGCGGTTTTCCGTGTACAACCGGGCCCGCGATCTCTTCAACACGCTGCTCCGCTACAGCAAGGACGGGTATCGCCTGGAGCCCGAACTCCTCGCGTCCATGCCCACCGTCTCGGCCGACGGCCTCACCTACACGTTCACCCTCCGCTCCGGCGTACGCTTCCACGACGGGACGCCGCTGCGCTCCTCCGACGTGAAGTACACTTTCGAGCGCCTGCTGACCCCGGCGACCAAGTCCCCCAACACGTGGATCCTGGAGCCGGTGGTGGGCGCGAAGGAGATGCTCGAGGGAAAGGCCCAGCAGCTTGCCGGGTTGGAGATCATTGACGAGCTGCGCTTCCGGATCCGGTTGAGCTACCCGTATGCGCCGTTCCTGTCCCAGCTTGCGATGCCGCCGGTATCCATCTATCCGGAGAAGGCCGCCCGGGCGGCGGGTGAGAACTGGGGCCTGCAGCCCATCGGGACGGGGCCTTTCCGCTTCAAAGAGTGGCGGCGGGGTGAGCGGCTGGTCTTCGAACGCAACGCCGGCTACTTCGAGAAGCCCTATCCCTACGTGGACCGCCTCGAGTTCCGGATCGTTCCGGATGAAGCCACGGGCATCCTGGAGTTCGAGGCCGGCAACTTCGACATCACCGGCATTCCAGACGCCGACTTCGAACGCCTGACCCGGGACCCCCGCTGGAAGCCGTACATCGTCAGCCAGTCGTCGCTCAACACGTACTACTACATGCTCAACGTGAAGATCCCGCCGCTCAATGACGCGCGGGTGCGCAAGGCGATCGCCATGGCCATCGACAGGGAGGCGCTGGTGAACCAACTCCTCACCGGGCGCGCGCGGGTGGCCAACAGCTTCGTTTCACCGGGGATTCCGGGCCAGAAGGACCTGGAAGTGTACCCCTACAACCCGCAGGAGGCGCGCCGGCTCCTGGCGGAGGCCGGCTATCCCAACGGGTTCTCCATCGAGACCTGGCAGACGTCGAGCGAGACGTGGCTCCGCCGCAACGAAGCCATCCAGGCCATGCTCCGCCAGGTCGGGATCGACGTGAAGATCGTCCAGGTCGACTCGGCGTCGTACCGGCAGGCAAGGGGACAGGGCAACATCCCTATCATCCAGGGTAACTGGTGGGCAGACTTCCCTGACCCTGACAACTACCTGTACGTCTTCTTCCACTCCACCCAGAGCCGCAACTACTCGAGCAACTACGCGGATCCCCAGGTGGATGCGTGGCTCGAGCGGGCCCGGACGCTCACCAACTTCGATGAGCGGGCCCGGCTGTACCAGCAGGCCGAGCGCAAGATCGTGGTCGACGACGTGGCCGTGGTGCCGCTCTGGCACCTGCAGGACTTCGCCATCGTGCAGCCGTGGGTTCACGACTACTTCCTGCACCCGAGCGGCGTCGAAAACGCCCTCAAGTATGTGTGGCTTTCCAAGCGCTGA
- the coxB gene encoding cytochrome c oxidase subunit II: MAGNIEPVSARREAGRGVAVALLVWAMLGGAMVATWAAMRRWWFPPLASSQGADIDRLFGIIFAVISVVFILVQATLGLALWRFGSRGESHRASHWHEHRGLEIGWTTITAVTLIALTVLGGSLWLRVHSAPPADARTVEVVAEQFGWRFHYPGPDGVLAAVDLTADRRGSPLGIRSDAPGAADDIVSRELVVEVNRPVRLLIRSKDVIHSFYVPNMRFKQDAVPGRVVEIWFTPVQAGTFPIACAELCGVGHYVMASTLKVVTPEEYQSWLASFARGAL, translated from the coding sequence GTGGCAGGCAACATCGAACCGGTATCGGCCCGGCGCGAGGCGGGCCGCGGCGTGGCGGTGGCGCTGCTGGTTTGGGCCATGCTGGGTGGAGCGATGGTGGCTACCTGGGCGGCGATGCGCCGGTGGTGGTTCCCGCCGCTCGCTTCGTCGCAGGGGGCCGACATCGACCGTCTGTTTGGCATCATCTTTGCCGTCATCAGCGTGGTTTTCATCCTGGTTCAGGCGACGCTCGGGCTGGCGCTGTGGCGGTTCGGTTCGCGGGGCGAGTCGCACCGGGCGAGCCACTGGCACGAACACCGCGGGCTCGAGATAGGGTGGACCACCATCACCGCGGTGACGCTCATCGCCCTGACCGTTTTGGGGGGAAGCCTCTGGCTGCGGGTGCACAGCGCGCCCCCGGCCGACGCGCGCACCGTGGAGGTCGTCGCCGAGCAGTTTGGATGGCGCTTCCACTACCCGGGCCCTGACGGCGTGCTGGCGGCGGTTGACCTGACCGCGGACCGCCGGGGTTCGCCGCTCGGCATCCGATCGGATGCCCCCGGCGCCGCGGACGACATCGTGAGCCGCGAGCTGGTCGTTGAGGTGAACCGCCCGGTGCGGCTGCTCATCCGGTCCAAAGACGTCATCCACAGCTTCTACGTCCCCAACATGCGCTTCAAGCAGGACGCCGTCCCGGGTCGAGTCGTGGAGATCTGGTTCACGCCGGTCCAGGCGGGCACGTTTCCCATTGCCTGCGCTGAACTCTGCGGGGTAGGCCACTACGTCATGGCAAGCACCCTGAAGGTGGTAACCCCTGAGGAGTACCAGTCATGGCTGGCCTCGTTCGCCCGGGGCGCCCTTTGA
- a CDS encoding cbb3-type cytochrome c oxidase subunit I: protein MAVLEQDVRAAHEEQHRESLVRRYIFSQDHKVIGIQYLATSFLMALIGGVLAMVIRLELGWPGSVINQGSYLSTVTMHGTIMVFYVLSTALTGGFGNYLVPLQIGARDMAFPFLNMLSYWLYALSLIPLVAAFFAPGGAPMSGWTAYTPLSAVPQAAPGSGIGQSLWLLSLAILIVAFLFGSLNVITTVMQLRARGMSMMRMPLTVWGLFITAILSLLSFPVLLAAGIMLLFDRHLGTTFFLPAGSVIGGKVIAAGGGDPLLWQHLFWFLGHPEVYILILPGMGIVSDIIANNARKPVFGYPVMVLTMAVIAFLSFLVWGHHMFVSGMHPMLGTAFMATTLIIAVPSAIKTFNWLATMWRGKIRFTPQMLFAIGFVSVFVTGGLTGLMLGNPAVDMYLHDTYFVVAHFHFVMASASLFGVFAGLYHWFPKMFGRALDERLGRLHFWLALPTTYATFFPMHFAGLAGMPRRIYSTQLYGYLQGLEGLNRFISVAAFVLFVAHMIFAVNVVYSLAKGRRVAENPWQATTLEWTTSSPPPHGNWGEREVVVYRWAYDYSLPEAAQDFVPQNVPVEAPVTAVARQAGGQVAPATG from the coding sequence ATGGCAGTCCTCGAGCAAGACGTGCGGGCGGCGCACGAGGAGCAGCACAGGGAGAGCCTCGTCCGGCGTTACATCTTCAGCCAGGACCACAAGGTCATCGGGATCCAGTATCTGGCCACCTCCTTTCTCATGGCCCTGATCGGCGGGGTTCTGGCCATGGTCATCCGGCTGGAGCTGGGCTGGCCGGGGAGCGTCATCAACCAGGGGTCGTACCTTTCGACGGTGACCATGCATGGTACCATCATGGTCTTCTACGTGCTGAGCACGGCGCTGACGGGGGGGTTCGGCAACTATCTGGTTCCGCTTCAGATCGGGGCTCGAGACATGGCGTTCCCCTTCCTCAACATGCTCTCGTACTGGCTGTACGCCCTCTCGCTCATCCCGCTGGTGGCGGCGTTCTTCGCCCCCGGCGGGGCGCCCATGAGCGGGTGGACGGCCTACACGCCGCTGTCGGCGGTTCCGCAGGCAGCGCCGGGCTCGGGAATCGGCCAGTCCCTATGGCTCCTGAGCCTGGCCATCCTCATCGTGGCGTTCCTCTTCGGCTCGCTCAACGTCATCACCACGGTCATGCAGCTTCGCGCCCGCGGCATGTCGATGATGCGGATGCCCCTGACCGTGTGGGGCCTGTTCATCACCGCCATCCTGTCGCTGCTGTCGTTCCCGGTCCTGCTGGCAGCGGGGATCATGCTGCTGTTTGACCGGCACCTGGGCACGACGTTCTTCCTGCCGGCGGGGTCGGTCATCGGCGGCAAGGTCATCGCGGCGGGCGGCGGGGACCCGCTGCTGTGGCAGCACCTGTTCTGGTTCCTGGGGCATCCCGAGGTTTACATCCTCATCCTGCCGGGCATGGGCATCGTCTCCGACATCATCGCCAACAACGCCCGCAAGCCGGTGTTCGGGTACCCCGTGATGGTGCTGACGATGGCAGTCATCGCGTTCTTGAGCTTCCTCGTGTGGGGCCACCACATGTTCGTGAGCGGGATGCACCCCATGCTGGGAACCGCGTTCATGGCCACCACGCTCATCATCGCCGTCCCGTCGGCCATCAAGACGTTCAACTGGCTGGCGACCATGTGGCGGGGCAAGATCCGCTTCACGCCGCAGATGCTGTTCGCCATCGGCTTCGTCTCGGTCTTCGTGACCGGAGGGCTGACGGGGCTGATGCTGGGTAACCCGGCCGTCGACATGTATTTGCACGACACATACTTCGTGGTGGCACACTTCCACTTCGTGATGGCGAGCGCCTCGCTGTTCGGCGTCTTCGCGGGGCTGTATCACTGGTTCCCCAAGATGTTCGGGCGGGCGCTGGACGAGCGGCTCGGCCGGCTGCACTTCTGGCTGGCGCTGCCGACCACGTATGCCACGTTTTTCCCGATGCACTTCGCCGGGCTCGCCGGTATGCCGCGGCGCATCTACTCCACCCAGCTTTACGGCTACCTGCAGGGGCTCGAAGGGCTCAACCGGTTCATCTCGGTGGCCGCCTTCGTGCTGTTCGTGGCGCACATGATCTTTGCGGTCAACGTGGTCTACAGCCTGGCAAAGGGCCGGCGGGTGGCCGAGAACCCGTGGCAGGCGACCACCCTGGAGTGGACGACGTCGTCGCCGCCGCCGCACGGCAACTGGGGTGAACGGGAAGTCGTGGTGTACCGCTGGGCCTACGACTACAGCCTGCCCGAGGCGGCGCAGGACTTCGTCCCGCAGAACGTGCCGGTCGAGGCGCCGGTGACGGCT